Proteins from a single region of Salinibacter grassmerensis:
- a CDS encoding alpha-1,4-glucan--maltose-1-phosphate maltosyltransferase produces MPTSWSRVVISSVAPAIDGGQWPLKRAVGEQVEVTASVLVDSHEALAVELVVHHAGEETEHITRMPHAENDEYTGAFEVSSPGRYLYRVRAWINRFATWQDQFRRRVEGGEPPSEIESELTAGVSLLGEAAEDAPKDDREMLEAHIEAFENGNAEAALGDEIAELVRRHAPRHQQATSATYEVLVDPERARTGAWYEFFPRSARDDERHATLDEAAERLPRIQEMGFDIVYLPPIHPIGKTNRKGKDDAPEAAPGDPGSPWAIGGFLEDGSKGGHKSVHPKLGGIEAFDRFVETAHDLGLEVALDVAFQCSPDHPYVEDHPEWFYHRPDGSLRYAENPPKKYKDVHPINFETEAWPALWKELKSVFEYWIDHGVTTFRVDNPHTKPFAFWQWCLHELRQETPELVVLAEAFTRPKTMYHLAKLGFNNSYTYFTWRNTPEALEAYGEELFHTEVAEYFRPNFWPNTPDILHDELVDGGRPAHKSRFVLAATMSSTYGVYGPPFEHIDNQQRAHKEEYAQNEKYEIRTWDWNDPTSLQPFMARVNRLRNENPALQQMRSIRFLDTQHPDLIAYSKSAGDNLIVVVVSLDPHNEREGQLVLPVHDLGLPADTAFSAHDLLHDAHYTWRGTHHYLCLTPDRPAHIFRLEPAGTSEQTHAAYDRLVHA; encoded by the coding sequence ATGCCTACGTCCTGGTCGCGGGTCGTCATTTCGTCGGTGGCCCCCGCCATCGACGGCGGGCAGTGGCCGCTCAAACGGGCCGTGGGGGAGCAGGTGGAGGTAACCGCCAGCGTTCTGGTAGACAGTCACGAGGCCCTGGCCGTAGAGCTCGTGGTCCACCACGCGGGCGAGGAGACGGAGCACATCACCCGCATGCCCCACGCCGAGAACGACGAGTACACCGGCGCCTTCGAGGTGTCGTCTCCCGGACGCTACCTGTACCGCGTGCGGGCCTGGATCAACCGCTTCGCCACGTGGCAGGACCAATTTCGGCGCCGGGTAGAGGGCGGCGAGCCGCCGTCCGAGATTGAGAGCGAGTTGACCGCTGGGGTGTCGCTGCTCGGCGAGGCCGCCGAGGACGCGCCCAAAGACGACCGGGAGATGCTGGAGGCCCACATCGAGGCCTTCGAGAACGGCAACGCGGAGGCGGCCCTCGGGGACGAGATTGCTGAACTCGTGCGCCGCCACGCGCCTCGTCATCAGCAAGCGACCAGTGCGACCTACGAGGTCCTCGTGGACCCGGAGCGGGCCCGGACCGGCGCGTGGTACGAGTTCTTCCCGCGCTCCGCCCGGGACGACGAGAGGCACGCCACGCTCGACGAGGCCGCGGAGCGGCTGCCGCGCATCCAGGAGATGGGCTTCGATATCGTCTACCTTCCCCCGATCCATCCCATCGGTAAAACCAACCGCAAAGGCAAGGACGATGCCCCGGAAGCTGCCCCCGGCGACCCTGGCAGTCCGTGGGCCATCGGCGGCTTCTTGGAGGACGGATCGAAGGGCGGGCACAAGAGCGTCCACCCCAAGCTGGGCGGCATCGAGGCATTCGACCGGTTCGTGGAGACGGCCCATGACCTGGGCCTGGAGGTTGCGCTCGACGTCGCGTTCCAGTGCTCCCCCGACCACCCCTACGTCGAGGACCATCCCGAGTGGTTTTACCACCGTCCGGACGGCTCCCTCCGCTACGCCGAAAACCCGCCCAAAAAGTATAAGGACGTTCACCCCATCAACTTCGAAACCGAGGCGTGGCCCGCGCTCTGGAAGGAGTTGAAGAGCGTCTTCGAATACTGGATCGACCACGGCGTCACGACCTTTCGCGTGGATAACCCCCACACGAAGCCGTTCGCCTTCTGGCAGTGGTGCCTGCACGAACTGCGCCAGGAGACGCCTGAGCTCGTCGTCTTGGCGGAGGCCTTCACCCGGCCCAAGACGATGTACCACCTCGCCAAGCTCGGCTTCAACAACTCGTATACCTACTTCACCTGGCGCAACACGCCGGAGGCGCTCGAGGCGTACGGCGAGGAGCTGTTCCACACCGAGGTGGCCGAGTACTTCCGCCCAAACTTCTGGCCCAACACGCCCGACATCCTGCACGACGAGCTGGTCGACGGCGGGCGGCCCGCCCACAAGAGTCGGTTCGTGCTCGCGGCGACGATGTCTAGCACCTACGGCGTCTACGGTCCGCCCTTCGAGCACATCGACAATCAGCAGCGGGCGCACAAGGAGGAGTACGCCCAGAACGAAAAGTACGAAATCCGAACCTGGGACTGGAACGACCCCACGTCGCTCCAGCCGTTTATGGCGCGGGTGAACCGCCTCCGGAACGAAAACCCCGCCCTGCAGCAAATGCGGTCGATTCGGTTCCTGGACACACAACACCCGGACCTGATTGCCTACAGCAAGTCCGCCGGGGACAACCTGATCGTCGTGGTCGTAAGCCTCGACCCTCACAACGAACGTGAAGGCCAGCTCGTGCTTCCCGTCCACGACCTCGGCCTGCCGGCCGACACGGCCTTCTCGGCCCACGATCTCCTCCACGATGCCCACTACACCTGGCGGGGCACTCATCACTATCTCTGCCTCACCCCCGACCGCCCCGCACACATTTTCCGGCTCGAACCGGCCGGCACGAGCGAGCAGACGCACGCCGCCTACGACCGCCTCGTACACGCATGA
- the glgX gene encoding glycogen debranching protein GlgX — protein MDAPSPSPVDTDTPNQSDRHIQPGKPYPRGATWDGIGVNFALHSAHADRVELLLFDDADDREPSVTFELPEHTGPIWHGYVTNVRPGQLYGYRVYGPYDPANGHRFNPNKVLLDPYAKAIGRPLRWNDSLFGYDVDAEEEDLSFNTQDSAPHAPLAAVVEETFAWGNDQSPEIPWQDTLIYETHVKGMTQKHPDVPERLRGTYLGMASEPVLDHLKNLGVTTVQLLPVHAKLHRRELLRKGLREYWGYNTLSYFAPEPEYAANGPTSAVRDFKMMVRALHDAGLEVIIDVVYNHTCEGNQLGPTLSWRGVDNQTYYKLNPDDERYHMDYTGTGNTLDPGDSYVLQMIMDSLRYWVKEMHVDGFRFDLASALARELYDVDMLGSFFKVVQQDPVLSQVKLIAEPWDVGPGGYQVGSFPWQWAEWNGRYRDTIRRFWRGDRGMNGDVATRVTGSSDLYERSGRRPFASINFVTAHDGFTLQDLVSYEQKHNEENKEGNEDGHDDNHSTNCGAEGPTNDPEVIERRERRKRSIMATLLLSQGVPMILGGDELSHTRRGNNNPYCQDNEISWYDWDLDDREQKFLEFVQRLTAFRKEHPSFRRRHFLDSADESDGSGDVLWWHPDGREITEGDWHDEDLHAFGYLLRGHNLAPGSKGQPRTDDSFLVLMNQGGAPVEFEVPAETNELDDVHCAAWHVVPELADFLDDPGTVDVEPGGVLTLRPHRLLALRAVR, from the coding sequence ATGGACGCGCCTTCTCCCTCACCGGTCGACACAGACACACCGAATCAGAGTGACCGTCACATTCAACCCGGGAAGCCCTACCCACGGGGGGCAACGTGGGACGGCATTGGGGTCAACTTCGCCCTGCACAGTGCCCACGCCGACCGGGTTGAGCTGTTGCTATTCGACGACGCCGACGACCGCGAGCCCAGTGTCACGTTCGAGTTGCCGGAGCACACCGGCCCCATCTGGCACGGCTACGTCACGAATGTCCGCCCCGGACAGCTCTACGGGTACCGCGTCTACGGGCCCTACGACCCGGCGAACGGGCACCGGTTCAATCCCAACAAGGTCCTGCTCGACCCCTACGCGAAGGCCATCGGGCGTCCCCTCCGCTGGAACGACAGCCTCTTCGGCTACGACGTGGACGCCGAGGAGGAAGACCTCTCGTTCAACACGCAGGACAGTGCCCCCCACGCGCCCCTTGCGGCGGTGGTGGAGGAGACCTTTGCCTGGGGCAACGACCAATCGCCGGAAATTCCGTGGCAGGACACCCTTATCTACGAGACGCACGTAAAGGGGATGACCCAGAAGCATCCGGACGTGCCCGAACGGCTGCGGGGGACGTACCTGGGAATGGCTTCCGAACCGGTCCTCGATCACCTCAAGAACCTCGGCGTCACCACGGTGCAGCTCCTGCCGGTACACGCCAAGCTGCATCGCCGTGAGCTGCTCCGAAAAGGGCTTCGGGAATACTGGGGGTACAACACCCTCTCCTACTTCGCGCCGGAGCCCGAGTACGCCGCCAACGGGCCGACGAGTGCGGTGCGTGACTTCAAGATGATGGTCCGTGCGCTTCACGACGCGGGGCTCGAGGTCATCATCGATGTCGTCTACAACCACACCTGTGAAGGGAACCAGTTGGGCCCCACGCTCTCGTGGCGGGGCGTCGACAACCAGACCTACTACAAGCTTAACCCCGACGACGAGCGGTACCACATGGACTACACCGGGACGGGCAACACGCTCGACCCCGGCGACTCGTACGTCCTACAGATGATCATGGACAGCCTGCGCTACTGGGTCAAGGAGATGCACGTCGATGGCTTCCGGTTCGACCTTGCCTCGGCCCTGGCGCGGGAGCTGTACGACGTGGACATGCTCGGTTCCTTCTTCAAGGTGGTCCAGCAGGACCCGGTGCTGAGCCAGGTCAAGCTCATTGCGGAGCCCTGGGACGTAGGGCCCGGCGGCTATCAGGTCGGGTCGTTCCCGTGGCAGTGGGCCGAATGGAACGGCCGCTACCGCGACACTATCCGCCGCTTTTGGCGGGGCGACCGTGGGATGAATGGCGACGTGGCCACCCGGGTCACCGGCTCCAGCGACCTCTACGAGCGGTCGGGGCGCCGCCCGTTTGCGTCCATCAACTTCGTGACGGCCCACGATGGGTTCACGCTGCAGGACCTCGTGAGCTACGAGCAGAAGCACAACGAAGAGAACAAGGAGGGCAACGAAGACGGTCACGACGACAACCACTCCACAAACTGCGGGGCGGAAGGCCCAACCAACGATCCGGAAGTGATCGAGCGCCGCGAGCGCCGGAAGCGCAGCATCATGGCCACACTCCTGCTGTCACAGGGCGTGCCCATGATTTTGGGGGGGGACGAGCTGTCTCATACGCGCCGGGGCAACAACAACCCCTACTGTCAAGACAACGAGATTAGCTGGTACGACTGGGACCTCGACGACCGCGAGCAGAAGTTTCTCGAGTTTGTGCAGCGGCTCACGGCGTTCCGGAAGGAGCATCCAAGCTTCCGGCGCCGGCATTTTCTGGACTCGGCCGACGAGTCGGACGGCTCCGGCGACGTGCTCTGGTGGCACCCCGACGGCCGCGAGATCACGGAAGGGGACTGGCACGATGAGGACCTGCATGCCTTCGGGTACCTGCTCCGCGGCCACAACCTGGCGCCCGGCTCAAAGGGACAGCCCCGGACCGACGACTCCTTTCTAGTGCTCATGAACCAGGGCGGGGCACCGGTGGAGTTTGAAGTGCCGGCGGAGACCAATGAACTCGACGACGTGCACTGTGCAGCCTGGCACGTGGTGCCGGAGCTGGCCGATTTTCTGGACGATCCGGGCACCGTTGATGTTGAGCCGGGGGGCGTGCTGACCCTGCGTCCTCATCGACTGCTGGCCCTCCGAGCGGTGCGGTAG
- a CDS encoding Gfo/Idh/MocA family protein, with protein sequence MSEHTPRREFLRRAGATMVASTVGFPSVILPDRDAVLGVALCGLGNYARTQLAPGLQKTEHCELRGIVTGSPEKIPRWKRRYDIPDSNVYSYDTLPEIANNDALDVVYVVTPPGLHARDAIKAAEAGKHVWCEKPMAMTTEECRAVIGAAKKNGVQLTVGYRMQHEPNTQTLIRYGENETYGAVTSVVTGAGYDGAPPDPDDWRRDAELGGGALYDMGVYPINAARYATGMEPVAVTGRTWSEREGIYSEVPEHAEFTLEFPEGVMATGETSFGASMNYLDVECTDGGYQLRPFQAYSGVQGKTSDGTRLAPDPNDQQARQMDNDARAIKNDSAPLVPGREGLADIRIVRAIMESSADDGARIKL encoded by the coding sequence ATGTCCGAGCATACCCCCCGGCGAGAGTTTCTGAGGCGGGCGGGGGCCACCATGGTCGCGTCGACGGTGGGCTTCCCGTCCGTCATCCTTCCCGATCGGGACGCGGTCCTCGGGGTGGCTCTCTGTGGCCTTGGTAATTACGCCAGGACCCAGTTGGCGCCCGGTCTCCAAAAAACCGAGCACTGCGAACTGCGTGGCATCGTGACCGGCTCCCCGGAGAAGATTCCGAGGTGGAAACGGCGCTACGACATTCCGGACTCGAACGTCTACAGCTACGACACACTGCCCGAGATCGCCAACAACGACGCCCTCGACGTGGTGTATGTCGTCACCCCGCCTGGCCTCCATGCGCGAGATGCGATTAAGGCCGCCGAGGCCGGCAAGCACGTCTGGTGCGAGAAGCCGATGGCCATGACGACGGAGGAGTGTCGAGCCGTGATTGGCGCCGCCAAGAAGAACGGGGTCCAGCTCACCGTCGGCTACCGGATGCAGCACGAGCCCAATACCCAAACCCTCATCCGGTACGGTGAGAATGAGACGTACGGCGCGGTCACGTCCGTGGTAACCGGTGCGGGCTACGACGGAGCGCCCCCCGATCCGGACGACTGGCGTCGAGACGCTGAGCTTGGGGGCGGTGCGCTCTACGACATGGGCGTCTATCCCATCAACGCGGCCCGCTACGCTACTGGCATGGAACCGGTCGCCGTAACGGGGCGCACCTGGTCTGAGCGCGAGGGAATATACAGCGAGGTGCCGGAGCACGCGGAGTTCACGCTGGAGTTTCCGGAGGGGGTGATGGCAACAGGAGAAACCAGCTTCGGTGCGTCGATGAACTACCTCGACGTGGAATGTACCGACGGGGGATATCAGCTGCGTCCCTTTCAGGCCTACTCCGGCGTGCAGGGCAAGACCAGCGACGGAACCCGGTTGGCCCCCGATCCAAACGACCAGCAGGCCCGGCAGATGGACAATGACGCCCGTGCCATCAAAAACGACAGCGCCCCCCTCGTCCCGGGCAGAGAAGGGCTCGCCGACATTCGGATCGTTCGGGCCATC